The following coding sequences lie in one Capsicum annuum cultivar UCD-10X-F1 chromosome 5, UCD10Xv1.1, whole genome shotgun sequence genomic window:
- the LOC107872706 gene encoding protein FLOWERING LOCUS T-like encodes MTSFNFIIRISDSAIKYLYFKPPPRSKYLRFFVVFLYIFFMKIMVDPDAPSPSNSIFREYLHWLVTDIPATTDTSFGNEVVCYEKPTPSMGIHRFVLVLFRQLGRETVYAPGWRQNFNTRDFAELYNLGLPVASIYFNCHRESGTGGRRA; translated from the exons ATGACatcttttaatttcattatcagAATTTCTGACTCTGCCATAAAATATCTGTACTTCAAACCGCCACCCAGATCGaaatatttgagattttttgtggtttttttatatattttttttatgaagattATGGTGGATCCTGATGCTCCAAGCCCAAGCAACTCTATCTTTAGGGAGTATCTACATTG GTTGGTCACAGATATCCCAGCAACTACAGATACAAGCTTTG GAAATGAAGTTGTATGCTACGAGAAACCAACACCATCGATGGGAATTCATCGATTTGTTTTGGTTTTATTTCGACAATTGGGACGTGAAACTGTGTATGCACCGGGTTGGCGTCAGAATTTCAACACAAGAGATTTTGCTGAGCTATACAACCTTGGATTGCCTGTTGCATCCATTTACTTCAATTGTCATAGGGAGAGTGGTACTGGTGGACGTCgcgcataa